A single Crateriforma conspicua DNA region contains:
- a CDS encoding DEAD/DEAH box helicase, with translation MTFVSEISPTSDADTSEVQPAPAADKLENEATTVGESAVVEGAPVDGDASDQAVSPTGEQHSGDQNPANQTSGDQAIGNPTSGDRDQQDQVVNSGEAAMSDATTTTDAESKSQPSETAEAATPASQEDPSVAPEPDQPSFANLGLTEEVLRAVEASGYQSPTEIQARVIPELASGRDVLAQSQTGTGKTAAFALPILSHVDLHGDTPQALVLTPTRELAIQVARAFSTYAGKTKKFRVAAIYGGQDYEPQLKQLRRGAHVVVGTPGRVIDHVKRGSLNLSSVRCLVLDEADEMLNMGFLEDVEFVLQHSPEDQQIALFSATVPPAIRDISKHYLSDPVHITVRRKQVTAEQIDQKAIIVPPRLKQEVLRRYLEVEPTDGVIVFTKTKDATIALAERLGHGGFRAMALNGDMPQKVRERTVAQLKDGQIDILVATDVAARGLDVKRISHVVNFDLPHDNEAYVHRIGRTGRAGRDGHAILLVTPAQRGKLRSIEKTTRQKIEIAQPPSAEQLNQKRIEEFKASVKETVESKDLEFFTGLIESLASDSDLTPQTIAAALAFQSQRGRSFLAKDLPTAPEKNRQPSRERHDRDDSFGDDSSRRSGPPRRLGPVRKGMSRYRIEVGRRDRVKPGNIVGAIANEGGIDGQFIGPMLIHDTFTILDLPESMPHDVMETLQRTWVAGKQLGLKVDTGGPNRVGGSDRSGEDSSGRPRFKRGKFQRGRDDDRGPAGKRGPHSKRGAGKRGPAGKGGYSKKRR, from the coding sequence ATGACATTCGTTTCCGAAATTTCTCCCACGTCCGACGCCGACACCTCGGAAGTTCAACCCGCCCCAGCAGCGGACAAGCTTGAGAACGAAGCCACGACCGTCGGTGAATCCGCCGTGGTGGAGGGTGCCCCTGTTGATGGCGATGCGTCTGATCAGGCTGTCAGCCCCACCGGGGAACAGCATTCCGGCGACCAGAATCCCGCCAATCAGACTTCCGGCGACCAGGCCATCGGCAACCCGACTTCCGGTGACCGAGATCAGCAGGATCAGGTCGTGAACTCGGGCGAAGCGGCCATGAGCGATGCGACAACAACAACTGATGCCGAATCCAAATCGCAGCCAAGCGAAACGGCCGAAGCGGCCACGCCGGCGTCGCAAGAGGATCCATCGGTTGCACCGGAGCCGGATCAACCGTCCTTCGCCAATCTGGGATTGACCGAAGAAGTTTTGCGTGCGGTCGAAGCCTCGGGTTACCAAAGCCCAACGGAAATCCAAGCAAGGGTCATTCCGGAACTGGCCAGCGGTCGCGACGTGTTGGCTCAATCGCAAACCGGGACCGGCAAGACAGCCGCCTTCGCATTGCCCATCCTCAGCCACGTCGACTTGCACGGTGACACGCCGCAAGCGTTGGTGCTGACGCCGACCCGCGAATTGGCCATCCAAGTGGCTCGCGCGTTTTCGACGTACGCGGGCAAGACCAAGAAGTTTCGCGTGGCGGCGATCTATGGCGGCCAAGATTACGAACCACAGTTGAAACAACTGCGTCGGGGTGCTCACGTCGTGGTGGGCACGCCGGGTCGGGTGATCGATCACGTCAAGCGTGGTTCGCTGAACTTGTCGTCGGTCCGTTGTCTGGTGCTGGATGAAGCGGACGAAATGCTGAACATGGGCTTCTTGGAGGACGTGGAATTCGTTCTGCAGCATTCCCCGGAAGACCAACAAATCGCTTTGTTCTCCGCGACGGTTCCGCCGGCGATTCGCGATATCAGCAAGCACTATCTATCGGATCCGGTCCACATCACCGTTCGCCGTAAACAGGTAACGGCCGAGCAGATCGACCAGAAAGCCATCATCGTTCCGCCTCGTTTGAAACAGGAAGTCTTGCGACGATACCTGGAAGTCGAACCGACCGACGGCGTGATCGTGTTCACCAAGACCAAGGACGCGACGATTGCCTTGGCCGAACGTCTTGGCCACGGCGGCTTTCGTGCGATGGCACTGAACGGAGACATGCCACAAAAAGTTCGCGAACGCACGGTCGCACAACTCAAGGACGGCCAGATCGACATCCTGGTGGCAACCGACGTCGCCGCACGCGGCTTGGACGTCAAACGCATCAGCCACGTGGTCAATTTCGATCTGCCCCATGACAACGAAGCCTACGTGCACCGGATCGGGCGGACCGGACGTGCGGGCCGTGACGGCCACGCGATCTTGCTTGTCACACCGGCACAGCGTGGCAAACTGCGGAGCATCGAAAAAACCACACGCCAGAAAATCGAGATCGCTCAGCCCCCGTCCGCCGAACAACTGAATCAGAAGCGGATCGAAGAATTCAAGGCTTCGGTGAAGGAAACGGTGGAATCCAAAGACCTGGAATTCTTCACCGGTTTGATCGAATCACTGGCGAGTGATTCGGACCTGACGCCACAGACCATTGCCGCCGCACTGGCATTCCAGTCACAGCGTGGACGATCGTTCTTGGCGAAAGACTTGCCGACCGCCCCCGAGAAGAATCGCCAGCCATCGCGGGAACGACATGACCGTGACGACTCGTTCGGCGATGATTCGTCACGACGTTCGGGGCCACCGCGTCGTCTGGGTCCCGTGCGAAAGGGCATGTCGCGGTACCGAATCGAAGTCGGGCGACGCGATCGCGTAAAGCCGGGAAACATCGTCGGTGCGATCGCCAACGAAGGCGGCATTGATGGCCAATTCATTGGCCCGATGTTGATTCACGATACGTTCACCATCCTGGACCTGCCCGAGTCGATGCCGCATGACGTGATGGAAACGCTTCAAAGAACCTGGGTGGCTGGCAAGCAATTGGGTCTGAAAGTCGACACCGGCGGTCCCAACCGCGTTGGCGGCAGCGATCGATCAGGCGAAGATTCGTCCGGACGCCCGCGCTTCAAACGTGGAAAGTTCCAACGGGGGCGCGATGACGACCGCGGCCCCGCCGGAAAACGAGGCCCCCATTCCAAGCGTGGCGCCGGCAAACGCGGGCCAGCCGGCAAGGGCGGTTATTCCAAGAAGCGTCGCTAG
- a CDS encoding apolipoprotein N-acyltransferase, translated as MPSMNDRPKPDDQHDGHRDDHESTRPMVWWFAILPWGYALIRWLGQPPVAWGWCAPLALVPLLWWIRYRDADRRGSHRLAWLWLASFAFWAVSLQGLRHAHPLLYFAWIALAGYLGVYVVVFAVVVRRMRDWSIPWIIAVPVTWVGCEWIRNYLLTGISACMLGHSFAPYSRLIQVADTFGSYGVSLLVAMMGAAVFQLCQAFVHRRDHARTAAGVVVAGVVAVACFAYGEMRLRYQPSEGDLSVALLGLDEQTEYDQDEERPKEIFYAYARKCIEVAKQLESDSPERTPVVVWPESMYSGGLPWMEVATPFTPPEDDSASEDEYRRWADEWQQAFTLRANDMQRAWMPTAPGGASPAVAPEFSGGPITGANAAKSRTHLIGGCGVVIQDGVPRAYSGLVHLTPTLDVDWYGKNHLVMFGEYIPILSTWPALKGWVPPGLGLAFGNGPKAFTVGQSRLLANICIETAVERVAVNHVREIVDGQSVKPDAIVTVTNDAWFDHTAVVQHHLRCDQFVAIGCRTPVLSAGNGGPTAWIDSFGRIVDRVPHGRAGHVVARPMVDDRHSAYLTIGDRPAALAGFGVLGVAVLPPLLGRVRRRRGD; from the coding sequence ATGCCGTCCATGAATGACCGGCCGAAACCAGACGATCAACACGACGGTCACCGCGATGACCACGAATCAACCCGTCCGATGGTTTGGTGGTTCGCCATCCTGCCTTGGGGATACGCATTGATCCGATGGCTCGGGCAGCCGCCGGTCGCCTGGGGATGGTGTGCGCCGCTGGCACTGGTGCCGCTGCTCTGGTGGATCCGTTACCGCGATGCGGATCGCCGGGGATCCCATCGCCTTGCGTGGTTGTGGTTGGCTTCGTTCGCATTTTGGGCGGTTTCTTTGCAAGGCTTGCGGCACGCACATCCACTGTTGTATTTCGCCTGGATCGCATTGGCGGGGTATCTGGGCGTTTACGTCGTGGTGTTTGCCGTGGTGGTCCGTCGGATGCGGGATTGGTCGATTCCCTGGATCATCGCCGTCCCGGTGACCTGGGTCGGCTGTGAATGGATCCGCAACTATCTGTTGACCGGTATCTCCGCTTGCATGTTGGGGCACAGCTTTGCTCCTTATTCCCGGCTGATTCAGGTTGCCGATACGTTCGGAAGCTATGGCGTCAGTTTACTGGTCGCGATGATGGGGGCGGCCGTTTTTCAGTTGTGCCAAGCGTTCGTGCATCGTCGCGATCACGCACGCACGGCCGCCGGTGTTGTCGTGGCCGGTGTCGTGGCCGTTGCATGTTTTGCGTACGGTGAGATGCGATTGCGATACCAACCCAGCGAAGGCGATTTGTCAGTCGCGTTATTGGGGCTGGATGAACAGACCGAATACGATCAAGACGAAGAACGCCCCAAGGAGATTTTTTACGCGTACGCGCGGAAGTGCATCGAAGTGGCAAAGCAGTTGGAATCGGATTCCCCCGAACGCACGCCCGTCGTCGTTTGGCCGGAATCGATGTATTCCGGAGGCCTGCCGTGGATGGAAGTCGCCACCCCGTTTACCCCACCGGAAGATGACAGTGCATCGGAAGATGAGTACCGCCGCTGGGCCGACGAGTGGCAGCAGGCTTTCACCTTGCGGGCGAACGATATGCAACGCGCTTGGATGCCAACCGCACCAGGCGGGGCTTCACCAGCGGTTGCACCGGAGTTCTCTGGCGGTCCGATCACTGGTGCCAATGCGGCGAAGTCGCGGACGCATTTGATCGGTGGTTGCGGTGTGGTCATTCAAGACGGCGTGCCCCGTGCCTACAGCGGGCTGGTTCACCTGACGCCGACCTTGGACGTGGATTGGTATGGAAAGAATCACTTGGTGATGTTTGGTGAATACATCCCGATACTGTCCACGTGGCCGGCGCTGAAAGGATGGGTACCGCCCGGTTTGGGATTGGCGTTTGGCAATGGTCCCAAGGCTTTCACGGTCGGACAGAGTCGTTTGTTGGCAAACATCTGTATCGAAACCGCGGTTGAACGGGTGGCGGTCAACCACGTCCGCGAAATCGTGGACGGCCAAAGCGTCAAACCCGATGCGATTGTGACGGTGACCAATGACGCATGGTTCGACCACACCGCGGTCGTCCAGCATCACCTGCGTTGCGACCAGTTTGTAGCCATTGGTTGCCGCACGCCGGTCTTGTCGGCCGGCAACGGTGGCCCGACCGCATGGATCGACAGTTTCGGACGCATCGTCGACCGCGTGCCCCATGGCCGCGCCGGGCATGTCGTCGCCCGGCCCATGGTCGATGATCGCCACAGTGCCTACCTGACGATCGGTGACCGACCGGCGGCGTTGGCCGGTTTCGGCGTGCTGGGGGTGGCGGTGTTGCCGCCATTGCTGGGACGCGTTCGCCGCCGTCGGGGAGACTGA
- a CDS encoding arylsulfatase, which yields MRFKTLHLLAVLSLCVCSHLQAQDRPNVIVVLVDDMGYSDLGCYGGEIDTPNIDALAGQGLRFTQFYNQGRCCPTRASLMTGLQPHQTGIGHMTAPPGKPLGITGPYQGYLNDQCTTLASVLRDAGYHTLMTGKWHLSGDQEQCQPTRRGFDQFYGCLSGAINYFDPAGDRGLTRGDQPIDAPEDFYATDAFTDEAMQMIRDVTTKDDRPFFLYLAYNAPHWPLNAKWEDYQKYRGKYRDGWNELIRRRNERQRELGILDADTEPAAYPGPDWDSLKPKQRDRLDAVMAAYAACVDSVDQNIGKLVGFLDEQKLTDNTIIFFLSDNGACQEGGDFGKGDEAMVKNPPLRTTNGVRLGLHWAGACNTPYRKYKHFVHEGGACTPMIAHWPAGIPNKLKGSLVDEVAYLQDFMPTLMELAGGSYPSDVTPIEGRSMLPLLKGSKDPIHTETIFWEHEGNAAARDGDWKLVREYGKPWELYDMANDRTELNDLADTRPEVRDRLIAAWESWADRTGVAYPERFNMYEYLNKLNKAPGHSSK from the coding sequence ATGAGATTCAAAACCCTCCACCTACTGGCCGTCTTGAGCCTGTGCGTTTGTTCCCACCTGCAGGCCCAGGATCGCCCCAACGTGATCGTTGTGCTGGTCGACGACATGGGCTATTCGGACCTCGGCTGCTACGGCGGCGAAATCGACACGCCCAACATCGACGCACTGGCCGGGCAAGGCCTGCGGTTCACCCAGTTTTACAACCAGGGGCGGTGTTGCCCGACACGGGCCAGCCTGATGACCGGGCTGCAGCCACACCAGACGGGCATCGGCCACATGACGGCGCCTCCCGGCAAACCGCTGGGCATCACCGGACCGTACCAGGGATATCTGAACGACCAGTGCACGACCCTGGCATCCGTGTTGCGTGATGCGGGCTATCACACGTTGATGACGGGCAAGTGGCACCTTTCGGGCGACCAAGAACAGTGTCAGCCGACACGCCGTGGCTTTGATCAGTTTTACGGATGCCTCAGCGGCGCGATCAATTACTTTGATCCGGCGGGCGATCGCGGATTGACACGCGGCGACCAACCAATCGATGCACCGGAGGATTTCTATGCCACCGATGCGTTCACCGACGAAGCGATGCAGATGATTCGCGATGTCACCACCAAAGATGACCGTCCGTTCTTTTTGTACTTGGCCTACAACGCCCCCCACTGGCCGCTGAACGCCAAGTGGGAAGACTATCAAAAGTATCGCGGCAAGTATCGTGACGGCTGGAACGAACTGATCCGTCGTCGCAATGAACGTCAGCGAGAACTTGGCATCCTTGACGCGGACACCGAACCGGCCGCTTATCCGGGTCCTGACTGGGATTCATTGAAACCGAAACAACGCGATCGCCTGGACGCCGTCATGGCGGCCTACGCGGCGTGTGTGGATTCGGTCGACCAAAATATCGGCAAACTGGTCGGATTCCTGGACGAACAAAAGCTGACCGACAACACGATCATCTTTTTCTTGTCCGACAACGGTGCCTGCCAGGAAGGCGGCGATTTCGGCAAGGGCGATGAAGCGATGGTCAAGAATCCGCCGCTTCGCACGACCAACGGCGTTCGATTGGGTTTGCACTGGGCCGGTGCCTGTAACACGCCTTATCGCAAGTACAAACACTTCGTTCACGAAGGTGGCGCTTGCACGCCCATGATCGCCCATTGGCCCGCGGGAATCCCCAACAAGCTGAAGGGTTCATTGGTCGATGAAGTGGCTTACCTACAAGACTTCATGCCCACGCTGATGGAATTGGCCGGCGGATCCTATCCGTCCGATGTCACGCCGATCGAAGGGCGTTCGATGCTGCCGCTGTTGAAGGGTTCAAAAGATCCGATTCACACCGAAACGATCTTTTGGGAACACGAGGGCAACGCCGCGGCCCGCGACGGTGACTGGAAACTGGTTCGTGAATACGGCAAGCCGTGGGAACTGTACGACATGGCGAACGACCGAACGGAGCTGAACGATCTGGCCGACACCCGCCCCGAGGTTCGTGACCGATTGATCGCGGCTTGGGAATCATGGGCCGATCGAACCGGCGTCGCTTATCCCGAGCGTTTCAACATGTACGAATACTTGAACAAGTTGAACAAGGCCCCGGGGCATTCGTCGAAGTGA
- a CDS encoding NAD(P)-binding domain-containing protein: MNAVPPCPTSSCQVVVVGGGPIGIETAVACRYAGLDAQVIEAGVIGQTMSWWAPGTRWFSSNERIAIAGVPLLTPDQTKATREQYLTYLRAVVQQFGLDVRCRQRVASVQRDGDGLTVLVQTPAGGRQIRCGQVVLAVGGTDHPRRMGIDGEDLPHVDGYLREVHQYFGRRVLIVGGRNSAIEAALRLYHVGADVTLSYRAPSLPSTSIKYWLRPEIEGLIRAGRITAHYSTVPLRITSSQVELAAVDPESGDIDRASPTIVPADDVLTLIGYEQDKTLFREIGIELVHPGDHPAYDAETMMTSVPGVYVAGTAVAGTQSSRYKVFLENCHEHVDKIVRHITGRSVAVSQDSSIDSIIRAQPES, translated from the coding sequence TTGAATGCCGTGCCGCCATGCCCAACGTCGTCTTGCCAAGTCGTGGTCGTCGGCGGGGGACCGATTGGAATTGAAACCGCGGTGGCGTGCCGTTACGCGGGTCTGGACGCCCAAGTGATCGAAGCAGGGGTGATCGGGCAAACGATGTCCTGGTGGGCACCGGGGACCCGTTGGTTCAGCAGCAACGAACGAATCGCGATCGCGGGCGTTCCACTGCTGACCCCGGATCAAACCAAGGCCACCCGGGAACAGTACCTGACCTACTTGCGGGCGGTGGTTCAGCAATTCGGATTGGATGTGCGTTGCCGCCAACGCGTCGCATCGGTCCAGCGAGACGGCGACGGGCTGACGGTGCTGGTTCAAACTCCCGCCGGAGGCCGTCAGATCCGATGTGGTCAAGTCGTCCTAGCGGTCGGCGGTACCGACCATCCGCGACGCATGGGGATCGACGGCGAAGACCTGCCGCATGTTGATGGCTACCTGCGCGAAGTCCATCAATATTTCGGACGTCGTGTCTTGATCGTTGGCGGACGAAACAGCGCTATCGAGGCAGCGTTGCGGCTGTACCACGTCGGTGCCGATGTGACGCTTTCGTATCGTGCTCCTTCTTTGCCCAGCACCAGCATCAAGTATTGGCTTCGTCCAGAAATCGAAGGCCTGATCCGTGCCGGCCGCATCACCGCCCATTACTCGACGGTCCCACTCCGGATCACCTCAAGCCAAGTGGAACTGGCCGCGGTCGACCCCGAAAGCGGCGATATCGATCGGGCTTCGCCGACAATCGTCCCGGCCGATGATGTCTTGACGCTGATCGGCTACGAGCAAGACAAAACGCTGTTCCGCGAAATCGGCATCGAATTGGTCCATCCGGGCGACCATCCGGCCTACGATGCCGAAACGATGATGACCTCGGTCCCGGGCGTGTATGTGGCCGGGACGGCGGTCGCCGGCACGCAATCCAGTCGCTACAAGGTCTTTTTGGAAAACTGTCACGAACACGTCGACAAGATCGTCCGCCACATCACCGGAAGATCCGTGGCGGTGTCACAGGATTCCTCAATCGATTCGATCATCCGTGCACAGCCGGAAAGCTGA